One window from the genome of Pseudanabaena yagii GIHE-NHR1 encodes:
- a CDS encoding ATP-binding protein, whose amino-acid sequence MKSLFRSPKNKLSNQLLIGFGVSIAVIGFAAISITYAYLRSNLKEQVKQRAMSITQGLEFATEGLIEDKEAFLLDRIVENYATLPTVLEISIVDPDGLILSHSNVIEIKEIGTTTYANIHPNLAASLQQASRNGTEVNLRTVVHGKPVFVQFLPFSSTLFKKLSKTSSELNQYRGVAIAILDLQQIEREALQNALLAILVMVISMGLILVFMGWLIRKLVLAPLAKIHLAIKDSEQRENFDLPQLPPNEIGFLGSTFASVFEQLKGYKQMELISAERKYEEAVQRYELATSAAKVWVWDWDIQADQFVFEQGIQHWLGYVNQDLSSPCQFQSWLDYVHSSDREAFTTALQNHLEGKVAEFTCEHRLIDVHGQPHWFLSRGQAVLDENERAIRAIGTITDIAERKQTEIFIQQQAQRESILLAITQRIRQSLELKTIFEIVVKEIRLFLNADRVGVFQFYPSAQFNDGEFVAESVLPPFNSAIAIKVHDHCFGEKYALAYQNGKIQDVDDIYQAGLTDCHIQILEQFQIRANLVVPLLNLDGLWGLLCIHQCDEPRIWQAVEVDLVQQIANQLTIAIQQATLVERLQKELAERQQAEMKLTESNQKLAISNDELMRATRMKDDFLANMSHELRTPLNSILGLNEALQEQIFGTLNERQSKTLRTIEGSATHLLALINDILDVSKIESGQVNLDLASTSIENLCQSSLTFIRQQALNKRIQVIHQIPKYLPDLILDERRMRQVLINLLNNAVKFTPEGGTITLEVSHVKESGNPPYLRFVVIDTGIGISEENIQKLFQPFIQIDSALNRQYVGTGLGLALVKRIVELHGGKVGLTSEVDVGSRFSVDLPFNESEPRQEESPTTETVTSNAALEQPPEGKSPLILIADDNKANIITFSGYLEAKGYRMILAKDGKEVIDLAKQYQPDLIVMDIQMPLMDGLEASRRIRLDPQLAHIPIIALTALAMAGDREKCLESGANEYLTKPIRLKQLDQTIRQLLNKM is encoded by the coding sequence ATGAAAAGTCTCTTTCGATCGCCTAAAAATAAACTCTCGAATCAATTACTCATTGGATTTGGTGTATCCATTGCAGTAATTGGTTTTGCGGCTATATCGATTACCTATGCCTATCTAAGATCTAATTTGAAGGAGCAAGTCAAACAACGTGCCATGTCAATTACCCAAGGCTTGGAGTTTGCGACTGAAGGCTTGATTGAAGACAAAGAGGCATTTTTGTTAGATCGCATTGTCGAGAACTATGCCACCTTGCCCACAGTATTAGAGATCTCCATTGTTGATCCCGATGGGTTAATACTTTCCCATAGCAATGTCATCGAGATAAAGGAGATCGGTACTACTACTTATGCAAATATTCATCCCAATCTCGCAGCATCGTTACAACAAGCATCCCGTAATGGTACAGAAGTAAATCTGCGGACAGTCGTGCATGGAAAACCCGTTTTTGTGCAGTTTTTGCCCTTTAGTAGCACTTTATTTAAAAAGTTAAGTAAGACTTCATCGGAACTCAATCAATACCGTGGTGTCGCGATCGCTATTCTCGATCTACAACAAATCGAGCGAGAAGCTTTACAAAATGCCCTACTGGCGATTTTGGTCATGGTAATCAGCATGGGGTTGATTTTGGTATTTATGGGTTGGCTAATCCGTAAATTAGTCCTCGCGCCTTTAGCAAAGATTCATCTCGCGATCAAAGATAGCGAACAAAGGGAAAATTTTGACTTGCCCCAACTCCCTCCCAATGAAATTGGGTTTCTCGGCTCAACCTTTGCATCGGTGTTTGAGCAGCTTAAAGGTTATAAGCAAATGGAGTTGATCAGCGCTGAACGCAAATACGAGGAAGCAGTCCAACGTTATGAACTGGCTACTAGTGCCGCCAAAGTATGGGTGTGGGATTGGGATATACAGGCAGATCAATTTGTATTTGAGCAAGGTATTCAGCATTGGCTTGGCTATGTCAACCAAGACTTGTCTAGTCCCTGCCAATTTCAGTCTTGGTTAGACTATGTGCATAGTAGCGATCGCGAAGCATTTACCACAGCTTTACAGAATCATTTAGAGGGCAAAGTTGCAGAATTTACCTGTGAGCATCGCTTAATCGACGTGCATGGTCAGCCCCATTGGTTTTTGTCACGGGGACAAGCCGTACTTGATGAAAATGAGCGTGCCATCAGAGCGATCGGGACAATTACGGATATTGCCGAACGGAAGCAGACGGAAATCTTCATTCAGCAACAGGCGCAACGCGAATCGATTTTATTAGCAATTACGCAACGCATACGCCAATCCCTTGAGCTGAAAACTATCTTTGAAATAGTCGTTAAAGAGATAAGACTCTTTTTGAATGCGGATCGGGTGGGTGTTTTTCAGTTTTATCCGTCTGCTCAATTTAATGATGGTGAATTTGTCGCTGAGTCAGTATTGCCTCCTTTTAATTCAGCGATCGCCATTAAAGTCCATGATCACTGCTTTGGTGAAAAATATGCCCTTGCCTATCAAAATGGCAAAATTCAGGATGTAGATGACATTTATCAGGCAGGTTTAACTGACTGCCATATCCAGATATTGGAACAGTTTCAGATTAGGGCAAATCTAGTAGTTCCATTGCTAAATCTAGATGGTTTATGGGGATTGCTTTGTATTCATCAATGTGACGAACCAAGGATTTGGCAGGCAGTCGAGGTTGATTTAGTCCAGCAGATCGCCAATCAGCTAACGATCGCTATTCAGCAAGCAACCCTAGTTGAGCGTCTCCAAAAAGAGCTAGCCGAACGCCAACAGGCAGAAATGAAATTAACTGAAAGCAATCAAAAGCTAGCCATTTCTAATGATGAACTCATGCGTGCAACGAGAATGAAAGATGACTTCCTTGCTAATATGAGTCATGAACTTCGCACCCCACTCAACTCCATTTTGGGGCTAAATGAAGCCTTGCAGGAACAGATCTTTGGAACACTCAACGAACGGCAAAGCAAAACATTACGAACAATTGAAGGTAGTGCTACACATCTATTAGCCTTGATTAATGACATTCTCGATGTTTCCAAAATTGAGTCGGGACAGGTCAACCTAGATCTAGCATCTACATCCATCGAAAATCTATGCCAATCGAGTTTGACATTTATTAGGCAACAGGCGCTGAACAAACGAATTCAGGTGATTCATCAGATTCCCAAATATTTACCAGATCTAATATTGGACGAGCGCCGTATGCGCCAAGTCCTGATCAATCTTCTCAACAATGCTGTGAAATTCACCCCCGAAGGTGGAACAATCACCCTAGAGGTATCTCATGTAAAAGAAAGTGGTAATCCTCCTTATCTGCGCTTTGTGGTGATTGATACAGGAATTGGCATCTCAGAGGAGAATATTCAAAAACTCTTTCAACCATTTATTCAAATTGATAGTGCTTTGAACCGTCAGTATGTGGGGACAGGTTTAGGGCTTGCCTTAGTAAAACGTATTGTGGAATTGCATGGGGGCAAGGTCGGGCTAACGAGTGAGGTGGATGTAGGTAGTCGCTTTAGCGTCGATCTTCCCTTCAATGAGTCTGAGCCAAGACAAGAAGAATCGCCAACAACTGAAACTGTGACATCCAACGCAGCTTTAGAACAACCACCAGAAGGTAAATCGCCGTTAATCTTGATAGCTGATGATAATAAGGCTAATATAATTACATTCTCTGGTTATCTTGAAGCCAAGGGTTATCGCATGATCTTAGCCAAAGATGGCAAAGAGGTGATTGATCTCGCGAAGCAATATCAACCCGACTTGATTGTGATGGATATCCAAATGCCGCTTATGGATGGACTAGAGGCATCTAGGAGAATTCGGCTTGATCCCCAGTTGGCGCATATTCCCATCATTGCTTTAACTGCCCTCGCGATGGCAGGTGATCGCGAAAAATGTTTAGAATCAGGAGCGAATGAATATCTGACTAAACCTATACGCTTGAAACAGCTAGATCAAACAATTCGACAGCTTTTAAACAAAATGTAA
- a CDS encoding PAS domain-containing protein produces MSPIAASLASIDLKSAIIPNPLVVNADLMVIDAIAQMSSVRISCPANHGEGKLNDVHIEARSSCVLVMDDSKVIGIVTERDIVRISAQQRSLSSLTVREVMASPVITLKESEFTDLFSVVNILQQFHIRHIPIVDKDDHLLGIVTHESIRQLARPVDLLRLRLVSEVMTAAVVCAAPSTLMLAIAQLMTERHISSVLIVDTQVDHDGNPFQIPLGIITERDIVQFQSLGLSLDSIEVHVVMSTPVFSVSPEDSLMVVQQIMEQQSIRRLAVTDARGALVGVVTQTSLLQALNPIELYTLSNILMKKVSQLEEEKLQLMERYANELEVQVKERTAALNAKAEREKILSKISVKIANSLHLPEILEATVQETRAFLECDRTVIWQIPSEGRGIIVAESVGDGWRSLLHDEIDDPCFRGDTTSKYSKGRTISINNVHGVDYPKCYVQLLEKYQVKSSLIVPIQVSGQLWGLLIGHQCDHYRQWMEDDLKLLDDMAVQIAIAIQQAMAYQQVQAELLERQRTEANLRDSEQRFASLATAVPVGIFRTDPEGNCLYVNERWCQIAGLTASEAQGFGWVNAIHLSDRELVSAEWYTSVQENRPFQLEYRFQNQSGKITWVYGQSVSQRNEIGDIIGYVGTITDISDRKISEVNLKESEERLRLALMAANQGLYDLNVQTGKVIVSPEYAIMLGYDPATFEETNAAWIERLHPDDHITVANIYQEYIAGNIPEYKVEFRQRTYSGEWKWILSLGKIVEWDAEGKALRMLGTHTDISDRKLAEEQAKHRLDILEAARDIIASADGEGRITYLNQTGKSILGLESTTDIYNTQIPDYHPPHIAEFVLQEALPQCIQQGFWSGETIFRCRDGTEIPVLQMIVCHRGSDNNINQFSTIARDISDLKQAEKERLLSEQVRNELKLLENILDIVLAGYWDWDIPKHYEYLSPSFKQMFGYEDHEIANLPESWQQIIFPEDLPKAMEAFERHVQSHGEIPYSIEVRYRHKDGSTVWVICSGQVIEWDFEGNPIRMIGCHIDISDRKQAEEQLRASKEELERFFSVALDLLCIADMEGNFCRLNRSWETTLGYTLEELEGEKFLDFVHPDDIAATLKVMSNLSEQQAVIAFVNRYRCKDGTYRYIEWYSRPYGNSIYAAARDITNRKYAEDEILEKQRFIQKIADASPNILYLYDLQEHRNVYCNREVASVLGYTAAEVQAMGSDFFSNLMHPNDLPKIYGYYQKINAAQDGDIFELEYRMRHANGEYRWLYSRDSIFSRDEQGRPKQTIGTAQDISDRKQAESALRNLSDRLTLAVKSAEIGIWDWDVIQNVLQWDDRMYELYGLKPDQFANAYEAWASTLHPDDRINTENAIQQSLRGEKEYDPEFRVVLPDGTSRFIKAYSLVQRNELGEPLRMVGINFDISDRKQAEALIQQTSAQLEASNRELEAFAYSVSHDLRAPLRAIDGFSNALMEDYGDKFDEDGRDYFERIRRNIQRMGMLIDDLLRLSRVSRSEMQYSKVNLSSLVQEQIRELQESDPQRQVEAVIAPEIIVSADVTLMRVIISNLIQNAWKFTSHHATTRIEFGMIEQNEQSVYFVRDDGAGFDMNYTKMLFGVFQRLHNTNEFPGTGIGLATVQRVIHRHGGKVWAEGEVEKGATIYFTLPNNPIRI; encoded by the coding sequence ATGTCTCCCATAGCAGCTTCTCTCGCTTCCATTGATTTGAAGTCGGCAATCATTCCTAATCCCTTGGTGGTGAATGCTGATCTGATGGTGATTGACGCGATCGCGCAAATGAGTAGTGTCAGAATATCTTGTCCAGCAAATCACGGGGAAGGGAAGCTAAATGATGTTCATATAGAAGCGCGATCAAGTTGTGTCTTAGTTATGGACGACTCCAAAGTAATTGGTATCGTCACAGAACGGGATATTGTGAGGATAAGTGCTCAACAGCGATCGCTAAGTAGTTTAACGGTACGTGAGGTCATGGCATCACCAGTGATCACCTTAAAAGAATCAGAGTTTACTGATTTGTTTTCGGTGGTAAATATACTTCAACAGTTTCATATTCGGCATATACCCATAGTAGACAAAGATGATCATTTGTTGGGAATAGTCACCCATGAGAGCATACGTCAATTGGCTCGCCCAGTAGATTTATTGCGTTTACGCTTAGTCTCTGAAGTGATGACAGCAGCAGTGGTATGCGCGGCTCCATCGACGTTAATGCTAGCGATCGCCCAGTTAATGACAGAACGCCACATTAGTTCAGTTTTAATCGTGGATACTCAAGTCGATCACGATGGGAACCCTTTCCAAATCCCCTTGGGCATCATTACGGAGAGAGATATCGTCCAGTTCCAATCATTAGGACTGAGCCTAGATAGCATTGAAGTGCATGTAGTAATGAGTACACCTGTATTTTCGGTGTCTCCTGAAGACTCACTCATGGTCGTGCAGCAGATCATGGAGCAGCAATCAATTCGTCGCTTGGCAGTCACAGATGCTCGCGGTGCATTGGTAGGCGTGGTGACGCAAACGAGTCTCTTGCAGGCACTCAACCCGATAGAACTATATACCTTATCTAATATTTTAATGAAGAAGGTATCGCAGTTAGAAGAAGAAAAGCTCCAATTGATGGAACGCTATGCCAATGAGCTAGAAGTACAAGTAAAAGAGCGCACTGCCGCGCTCAATGCCAAAGCTGAGCGAGAGAAGATTCTCTCTAAAATCTCTGTCAAGATTGCAAATTCATTGCATTTGCCAGAGATTTTAGAAGCAACAGTACAGGAAACAAGAGCTTTTTTGGAATGCGATCGCACAGTCATTTGGCAAATCCCATCTGAGGGAAGAGGGATAATCGTAGCTGAGTCTGTGGGAGATGGTTGGCGATCATTATTACACGATGAAATTGATGATCCTTGTTTTCGTGGTGATACTACCTCGAAATATAGTAAAGGTAGAACGATCTCAATTAACAATGTCCATGGGGTCGATTATCCTAAATGCTATGTCCAACTTCTAGAAAAGTATCAGGTCAAATCTAGTCTCATCGTTCCTATTCAAGTATCTGGTCAATTGTGGGGACTGCTAATCGGTCATCAGTGTGATCACTATCGCCAATGGATGGAAGATGACCTCAAACTACTAGATGACATGGCGGTGCAAATTGCGATCGCAATTCAACAAGCGATGGCTTACCAACAGGTTCAAGCTGAACTGTTAGAGCGTCAACGAACTGAAGCGAATCTCCGCGATAGTGAACAGCGATTTGCTTCGCTAGCAACAGCCGTCCCAGTCGGTATTTTTCGTACTGATCCTGAAGGAAATTGCCTCTACGTCAATGAGCGCTGGTGTCAAATTGCAGGATTAACAGCATCAGAGGCTCAGGGGTTCGGTTGGGTCAATGCGATACATTTAAGCGATCGCGAACTCGTATCGGCGGAATGGTATACATCCGTTCAAGAAAATCGACCTTTTCAACTAGAATATCGATTTCAAAATCAGTCAGGAAAAATTACTTGGGTATATGGACAATCGGTGTCCCAACGCAATGAAATTGGTGACATCATCGGCTATGTCGGTACGATCACCGATATTAGCGATCGCAAAATATCAGAAGTTAATCTAAAAGAGAGTGAGGAACGACTGAGATTGGCATTAATGGCAGCCAATCAAGGTCTATATGACCTCAATGTGCAAACAGGAAAAGTGATTGTCAGCCCTGAATATGCCATCATGCTGGGATACGATCCCGCAACCTTTGAAGAAACTAATGCGGCTTGGATTGAACGTCTACATCCAGACGATCACATAACGGTGGCAAATATCTATCAAGAATATATAGCAGGCAATATTCCCGAATATAAGGTAGAGTTTCGTCAACGCACCTATAGTGGCGAATGGAAATGGATTCTCTCGCTTGGCAAAATTGTAGAATGGGATGCGGAGGGAAAAGCCCTGCGTATGTTAGGAACCCATACCGATATTAGCGATCGCAAACTTGCCGAAGAACAAGCAAAACACCGTCTAGATATTCTCGAAGCCGCCCGTGACATTATTGCTTCGGCAGATGGGGAAGGTCGGATTACATATCTCAATCAAACTGGCAAGTCGATATTGGGTCTAGAATCTACTACAGATATTTACAATACACAGATACCTGATTATCATCCGCCCCATATTGCTGAATTTGTTTTGCAGGAAGCCCTTCCCCAATGCATTCAGCAGGGATTTTGGTCAGGTGAAACCATATTCCGATGCAGAGATGGTACAGAAATCCCTGTTTTACAAATGATTGTTTGCCACCGTGGAAGTGATAACAATATCAATCAATTTTCGACGATCGCTAGAGATATTAGTGACCTCAAGCAGGCAGAAAAAGAACGCCTACTCTCTGAGCAGGTGCGAAATGAACTCAAACTGCTAGAGAATATTTTGGATATTGTCTTAGCTGGTTATTGGGATTGGGATATCCCTAAACATTATGAATATCTCAGCCCCAGCTTTAAACAGATGTTTGGCTACGAGGATCATGAGATCGCCAATCTCCCCGAAAGTTGGCAGCAGATCATCTTTCCCGAAGATTTACCCAAAGCTATGGAAGCCTTTGAACGGCATGTCCAGAGTCATGGTGAGATCCCTTACTCTATTGAAGTGCGCTATCGTCATAAAGATGGTTCCACCGTTTGGGTAATTTGCTCAGGACAGGTGATCGAATGGGATTTTGAGGGCAATCCGATACGGATGATTGGTTGTCATATTGATATTAGCGATCGCAAACAGGCTGAGGAGCAATTGCGAGCGTCTAAAGAAGAATTAGAGCGCTTCTTTAGTGTGGCTTTGGATTTACTATGTATTGCTGATATGGAAGGTAATTTCTGTCGGCTCAATCGCTCTTGGGAAACCACCTTGGGCTATACCCTCGAGGAACTTGAAGGCGAAAAGTTCTTAGACTTTGTGCATCCCGATGATATTGCAGCCACCCTAAAAGTCATGTCTAATTTAAGTGAACAACAGGCAGTAATCGCCTTTGTCAATCGCTATCGATGCAAAGATGGAACCTATCGCTATATCGAGTGGTATTCGCGCCCCTATGGTAATTCGATCTATGCTGCTGCGCGTGATATTACGAATCGCAAATATGCTGAAGATGAGATTTTAGAAAAACAGCGCTTTATTCAGAAAATTGCCGATGCCTCTCCCAATATCCTCTATCTCTATGATCTGCAAGAACATCGCAATGTTTACTGTAATCGCGAAGTTGCCTCCGTACTTGGTTATACCGCCGCAGAGGTTCAAGCTATGGGGTCAGACTTCTTTTCTAATTTGATGCATCCCAATGACCTTCCCAAAATCTATGGCTATTACCAAAAGATTAATGCGGCTCAAGATGGTGATATCTTTGAACTGGAATATCGGATGCGTCATGCTAATGGTGAATATCGCTGGCTCTATAGCCGTGATTCTATATTTAGTCGAGATGAGCAGGGTCGTCCTAAACAGACCATTGGCACGGCTCAGGATATTAGCGATCGCAAGCAAGCCGAATCTGCTCTCCGTAATCTCTCCGATCGCTTAACCCTTGCTGTTAAATCCGCAGAGATCGGCATTTGGGATTGGGATGTTATCCAGAACGTTCTCCAATGGGATGATCGGATGTATGAGCTATATGGACTCAAACCAGATCAATTTGCGAATGCCTACGAAGCTTGGGCAAGCACCTTACATCCAGATGATCGCATCAATACCGAAAATGCGATTCAACAGTCCTTGCGTGGCGAAAAAGAATATGATCCTGAATTTAGAGTTGTCCTCCCTGATGGAACTAGCCGCTTTATTAAGGCCTATTCTCTAGTACAGCGTAATGAACTAGGGGAACCACTACGAATGGTAGGGATTAACTTTGACATTAGCGATCGCAAACAAGCAGAAGCCCTAATCCAGCAAACCTCAGCACAGCTAGAAGCCTCTAACCGTGAGCTAGAAGCCTTTGCCTATTCCGTATCCCACGATCTACGCGCACCATTAAGAGCGATCGATGGCTTCAGTAACGCCTTAATGGAGGATTATGGCGATAAATTTGATGAAGATGGGCGTGACTACTTTGAGCGCATCCGTCGCAACATTCAACGCATGGGAATGCTCATTGACGATCTCCTGCGCCTCTCCCGTGTTTCGCGATCGGAAATGCAATATAGCAAAGTCAATCTCAGTAGCCTAGTCCAAGAGCAAATCCGTGAATTGCAAGAGTCAGATCCGCAACGACAGGTCGAAGCTGTTATCGCTCCTGAAATTATCGTTTCTGCTGATGTCACCCTCATGCGGGTGATCATCAGTAACTTGATCCAAAATGCTTGGAAATTTACCAGCCATCATGCCACAACACGCATTGAATTTGGGATGATAGAGCAGAATGAGCAGTCTGTCTATTTTGTCCGTGATGATGGTGCAGGTTTTGATATGAACTATACCAAGATGCTTTTTGGTGTCTTCCAACGTTTACATAACACCAATGAATTTCCGGGTACTGGCATTGGTCTAGCGACAGTACAGCGTGTAATCCATCGTCACGGTGGCAAAGTATGGGCTGAAGGAGAGGTAGAAAAAGGTGCAACAATCTATTTTACATTGCCTAATAATCCCATTAGAATTTAG